CTttcgtttttgttatttttattattttgtggcCTTGCTTTTGGACAAATACGATATTCCGTGCCAGAGGAATCCGAGAGTGGAACGATTGTAGGTGAAATTGCACAGGATTTGGGTTTGGATATTCGAAAGCTCTCCAACCGAAAGATTAAGGTAACCTCTAACAGCGGCAAAAGGTACGTGGATTACAAGAATGGAAAATTATTGGTGAACGAGAGAATTGATAGAGAGACACTGTGTGATGCGAGCACCGCGTGCATTTTAAATCTAGAGATTCTTCTTGAAAATCCGCCTGAAGATCATAATGTCGAAGTGGAGGTAACAGACGTGAATGATAATACGCCGCAGTTTCCCAGAGACGAGTATCAATTGGAGATCACAGAGTCGGCTTTGCCAGGCTCTCGTTTTCCAATCGAGCACGCGCAAGATCCAGACATCGGCATCAACTCGGTCCGGTTATACCGGCTCAGCCCAAACGAGCATTTCGCTCTTGATTCCAACAAACCCTCGTTGAATACCAAGCACATCGAGCTGGTTCTCAAAAAGCCCTTGGACCGCGAGCTCACCCTTTACCATCAGTTAATCCTGACAGCGACAGACGGTGGCACACCAGCACGAACAGGTACCGCAAAAATTAACGTACGCGTCTTAGATTCTAATGACAATAACCCGGTGTTTGACAGTACAGTATACAAAGTGAAATTGCTCGAAAATTCGCCAAAAGACACCCTGGTTATCAAACTGAATGCCACGGATCAAGATGAGGGAACAAACGGGGAGGTGCTTTATTCATTCAGCAGTTACACCCCAGACAGGGTCAGGCAAATATTCAGCATGGACACCAACACTGGAGAAATCCGAGTGAGGAGCAATGTGGACTATGAGGACACCAATTCATATGAAATGTATATTCAGGCCATGGACAAAGGCCCAGCTCCAGTGGCAGCCCATTGCAAAGTAGTGGTGGAGGTTGTAGACATGAATGACAACGTGCCAGAGATTGTGCTTTCCTCTTTGTCCAGTCCAGTGCGTGAAGATGCCCGTGCAGACACAGTGGTGGCCCTAATCAGCGTTACAGACCGGGACTCGGGCCCAAACAAACAGGTGACCCTTGAAATCCCACCTGGCCTTCCTTTCAAAATCAAGTCCTTTAGAAATTACTACACCTTGGTGACCTCTGCCTTCCTTGATCGTGAGACCACAGCAGCCTATAACGTAACGCTCAGTGCCACCGATGGTGGTAATCCTCCCCTTTCTTCTAAGAAAACCATTCAGGTGGATGTTGCAGATGTGAATGACAACCCTCCACGCTTTGAGCAGACGTCCTACACTGTGTATGTCATGGAAAACAATGCACCTGGAGCTTCGCTCTGCACCGTCAAGGCTCAGGACTCCGATGTCAATGAAAATGCTCGCATCACCTACACTGTCCTCAATGACAACAATCATGGCATCCCTGTCACCTCTTATGTGTCAGTAAAAGCAGACACAGGTGTTGCCTATGCCCTTCGCTCCTTTGACTACGAGTCATTACGAGAGTTTCACTTCCAGGTTAAAGCTCAGGATGGGGGTATTCCACCTCTAAGCCGTGTTGCCACTGTCTACATCTACATAATGGATCAAAACGACCACCCACCCGAGATTGTGAATCCCCCTGCCAATGGAACCCGCTCAACAGAAACTGTGCTAAAAAACGCAGAGCCTGGTACCCTGATCACAAAAGTGGTGGCCTATGATGCTGATGCAGGACAGAATGCATGGGTAATCTATCTATTGGACCAGGCCAGTGATCTGGACCTATTTAAAGTGCACGAGCATACAGGAGAGATTCGCACCACACGTCGCGTCTTAGAAGACAACTCCACTTCTTTTAGCCTTACTGTATTAGTAAGGGACCATGGCGAACCATCCTTGTCATCCACCGCCACCATCAACGTTGCCGTCATGGAGGTCCCACCCAAAGTCATGCCTGACCCCAAACGAATCATCCGCCCTCACAGCACTCTTTTGTTTTCCAACGTGACTTTGTACCTCATTGTGGCTTTGAGTGCCACCACCTTTGTGTTCCTTGTGACTGTGGTTGTGCTGGCTATTGTGCGTTGCCATGCCTACTGCACCCAACCTGGGTCCTGCTCACCCTGCTGCGTGTCCCAGAAGGCCCAAGCAGAGGGTGGAACTGGAGGGGGAGGTGGGGGTGGTGGCTCTCAGCCCAATAACAATGTAGTGCTCCGCCGAGACCTTAAGGTTGAACCTCATTATATTGAGGTCCGTGGTAATGGCTCGCTGACCAAGACCTACTGCTACAAGACCTGTATGACTGCTACTTCAGGCAGCGACACCTTCATGTTCTACAACACAGGCCGACCCATCAGTGGCACCTGGGGCTCCGAGCGCTTTTTTACAGGAGGGAGCGGATTTGTTCGCAGGCTCAGTATGCCAGATGCAGCAATGCAGGTGGGTCTCACCTTAGTATTTCTTTCTATGATTTAGTTTCTTTAAAATGAACATGCATGACTTATACGCTACCCAGATAACACTTGCATGTCTCCAGTATGTCTGTTTTAGAGTGTTTCATATTGAAGGTATTGCATTCTAACTGTACACATCtgatgaacattttaaaaagagcagATTTGCAAACATTCTAAATTCTAAACATCTTAAATGTATCTGCTGAATGCCATTTgggagatgtacatgtgctatctgggtagCTCAAC
The sequence above is drawn from the Xyrauchen texanus isolate HMW12.3.18 chromosome 43, RBS_HiC_50CHRs, whole genome shotgun sequence genome and encodes:
- the LOC127636054 gene encoding protocadherin alpha-C2-like isoform X1, which produces MAVAGICDCLGKKVPLSFLLFLLFCGLAFGQIRYSVPEESESGTIVGEIAQDLGLDIRKLSNRKIKVTSNSGKRYVDYKNGKLLVNERIDRETLCDASTACILNLEILLENPPEDHNVEVEVTDVNDNTPQFPRDEYQLEITESALPGSRFPIEHAQDPDIGINSVRLYRLSPNEHFALDSNKPSLNTKHIELVLKKPLDRELTLYHQLILTATDGGTPARTGTAKINVRVLDSNDNNPVFDSTVYKVKLLENSPKDTLVIKLNATDQDEGTNGEVLYSFSSYTPDRVRQIFSMDTNTGEIRVRSNVDYEDTNSYEMYIQAMDKGPAPVAAHCKVVVEVVDMNDNVPEIVLSSLSSPVREDARADTVVALISVTDRDSGPNKQVTLEIPPGLPFKIKSFRNYYTLVTSAFLDRETTAAYNVTLSATDGGNPPLSSKKTIQVDVADVNDNPPRFEQTSYTVYVMENNAPGASLCTVKAQDSDVNENARITYTVLNDNNHGIPVTSYVSVKADTGVAYALRSFDYESLREFHFQVKAQDGGIPPLSRVATVYIYIMDQNDHPPEIVNPPANGTRSTETVLKNAEPGTLITKVVAYDADAGQNAWVIYLLDQASDLDLFKVHEHTGEIRTTRRVLEDNSTSFSLTVLVRDHGEPSLSSTATINVAVMEVPPKVMPDPKRIIRPHSTLLFSNVTLYLIVALSATTFVFLVTVVVLAIVRCHAYCTQPGSCSPCCVSQKAQAEGGTGGGGGGGGSQPNNNVVLRRDLKVEPHYIEVRGNGSLTKTYCYKTCMTATSGSDTFMFYNTGRPISGTWGSERFFTGGSGFVRRLSMPDAAMQPKGPNADWRYSASLRAGVQSSVHMEETSAVMQGAQGMLVQNWPTVSSAADGEGDGQLSPPVGAGINSNSWSFRYGAGPGYGPPQALKPGEIPPEAFIIPGSPAIISIRQDPGAVDDKGEFITFGKKEESKKKKKKKKEKKDKKEKGKEDGDE